One part of the Solanum dulcamara chromosome 8, daSolDulc1.2, whole genome shotgun sequence genome encodes these proteins:
- the LOC129900339 gene encoding bifunctional pinoresinol-lariciresinol reductase 2-like encodes MGKSKVLIVGGTGYLGKRLVKASLANGNDTYILQRPEIGVEIEKVEMLISFKMQGAHLLTASFNDHQSLVDAVKLVDVVICAISGVHIRSHHILLQLKLVDAIKEAGNIKRFFPSEFGTDPARMENAMEPGRVTFDDKMVVRKAIEEAAIPFTYVSANCFAGYFLGGLCQIGHILPSKDSVVLLGDGNQKAIYVDEDDIATYTIKAIDDPKTLNKTLYLRPPKNILSQREVVQIWEKLIGKDLKKSTLSKEEFLAPMKELEYAEQVGLCHYYHVCYEGCLVNFEIGEEGEEASRLYPEVKYTTVEDYMKRYV; translated from the exons ATGGGTAAAAGCAAAGTATTGATAGTGGGAGGAACAGGATACCTTGGGAAAAGATTGGTGAAAGCTAGTTTAGCAAATGGAAATGACACATACATTTTACAACGTCCTGAAATAGGAGTTGAAATAGAGAAAGTTGAAATGCTTATTTCTTTTAAGATGCAGGGAGCTCACCTTCTAACTGCTTCTTTCAACGATCATCAGAGCCTCGTGGATGCAGTTAAACTCGTGGACGTTGTAATATGTGCCATCTCCGGCGTCCATATTCGTAGCCACCATATCTTGCTTCAACTCAAGCTTGTGGATGCCATCAAAGAAGCTGGAAATATCAAG AGATTTTTTCCATCTGAGTTTGGAACAGATCCAGCAAGAATGGAAAATGCAATGGAGCCAGGTAGAGTCACATTTGATGATAAAATGGTTGTGAGGAAAGCCATTGAAGAAGCTGCCATTCCTTTCACTTATGTCTCTGCTAATTGCTTTGCTGGTTACTTTCTTGGTGGCCTTTGTCAAATTGGTCACATCCTTCCTTCAAAAGACTCTGTTGTCTTGCTTGGAGATGGCAATCAGAAAG CAATTTATGTGGACGAAGATGATATCGCAACATATACTATCAAGGCCATAGATGATCCAAAGACACTCAATAAAACACTTTACCTTAGGCCTCCTAAAAACATACTTTCTCAAAGAGAGGTGGTTCAAATATGGGAAAAGCTCATTGGCAAAGACCTTAAAAAATCAACTCTTTCCAAAGAAGAATTTTTGGCTCCCATGAAGG agctTGAATATGCGGAACAAGTTGGATTGTGTCACTATTATCACGTATGCTATGAAGGCTGCCTTGTGAATTTTGAAataggagaagaaggagaagaggcATCAAGACTCTATCCAGAGGTTAAGTACACTACCGTGGAAGACTACATGAAGCGTTATGTATAA
- the LOC129900083 gene encoding uncharacterized protein LOC129900083 — MWACAEKVLAKHTSSVQCSVEPFETFFSLFVCVPPYVELKWPLSLRCKRNHRPTWSEISLSLVEFMRINALAMRTLINDVELLILASTALCSDSQNTFDGTASTSCGDDFTATK, encoded by the exons ATGTGGGCCTGTG CGGAGAAAGTATTAGCAAAACATACAAGTTCTGTACAGTGTAGTGTAGAACCGTTTGAgacctttttttctttgtttgtcTGTGTGCCGCCGTACGTGGAGCTCAAATGGCCACTTTCTCTCCGATGCAAAAGGAACCACAGGCCCACATG GTCTGAGATATCTCTCTCTCTGGTGGAGTTCATGCGTATAAATGCTTTGGCGATGAGAACGCTTATAAATGATGTTGAGCTGCTTATACTTGCATCCACAGCCCTGTGCAGTGATTCTCAAAATACATTT GATGGAACAGCGAGCACTTCCTGTGGGGATGATTTCACCGCAACAAAGTGA
- the LOC129901682 gene encoding uncharacterized protein LOC129901682, whose amino-acid sequence MKSAPSFSVGLTQLNKNQEILVSPDEVRSKHRNDPSVMDKLREKLKSKSQVQHSLKEADKKIEGVSTRPNLPKGMKYVIKKIPSHSLRFGTAYTTNFIDDFKSSIGDEAIQLFRQIIFGHYLDMPQCNFQGQIIKCRLLLEVEQKNREELHTSWSRRIDGRRVVFF is encoded by the exons ATGAAATCCGCTCCATCTTTTAGTGTTGGTCTCACtcagttgaataaaaatcaagaaattcttgtttcaccggacgaggttagatccaaacatcgtaacgatccatcagtgatggataagctccgtgagaaattgaagtcgaaatctcaagttcaacattCACTCAAAGAAGCCGACaagaagattgaaggggtttcaacacgccctaatctcccaaag ggaatgaagtacgtcatcaagaagatcccatCACATTCCCTAAGATTTGGCACTGCATATAcgactaattttattgatgatttcaaatcatcaataggtgatgAAGCTATACAATTATTTCGACAAATCATATTTGGTCACTATCTAGATATGCCACAGTGCAATTTTCAAGGACAAATCATCAAATGCCGCTTACTTCTTGAGGTCGAGCAAAAAAACAGAGAGGAATTGCATACCTCCTGGTCAAGGAGAATCGATGGAcgtcgagtagtttttttttaa
- the LOC129901681 gene encoding uncharacterized protein At2g39795, mitochondrial, whose protein sequence is MAAFLRASGRSLVSSCAILYSHCQQSSLHSSKQIFQFSRTHASLAIQKSPFESNILRILRNEIEYQLDYAPPHPPVTNFNTFMVEDRPGEQWITLRRKFGKDEHIKIEATMIDGAITVPKANDENLGEDLRLHISVLVDIWKGEGSEFLEFVCSSWPNSLEIQKVYILRSDGSRAQPYMGPNVKDLNSCFRDGLNEFLKARGINDELSAFLHEFMMNKDRIEAIGWLRKIQSFVEN, encoded by the exons ATGGCGGCATTTCTTCGAGCATCTGGTAGATCACTTGTGTCGTCTTGTGCGATTCTATATTCTCACTGCCAACAATCCTCTCTCCATTCCAGCAAGCAGATCTTCCAATTTTCCAGGACTCACGCATCACTGGCAATCCAAAAGTCACCGTTTGAATCGAACATACTCAGAATACTTCGCAATGAAATCGAGTATCAGTTGGATTACGCCCCTCCTCACCCG CCAGTTAcaaattttaatacatttatGGTGGAAGATCGGCCAGGCGAGCAGTGGATTACCTTGAGGAGAAAATTCGGCAAGGATGAACATATTAAAATCGAGGCAACCATGATTGATGGAGCAATTACTGTTCCCAAAGCAAATGATGAGAATTTAGGGGAAGATTTGAGGCTTCACATAAGTGTGCTTGTTGACATATGGAAGGGGGAAGGTAGTGAGTTCTTGGAGTTTGTCTGTTCATCCTGGCCAAATTCATTGGAGATTCAGAAAGTTTACATCCTCAGAAGCGATGGTTCTCGAGCTCAGCCTTACATGGGGCCCAATGTTAA GGATTTGAACAGTTGCTTCCGAGATGGCCTAAATGAATTCCTAAAGGCAAGAGGGATAAATGATGAACTTTCTGCATTCCTTCATGAATTTATGATGAATAAGGATAGAATTGAAGCAATTGGATGGTTGAGAAAAATCCAGTCTTTTGTCGAAAATTAG